In Astyanax mexicanus isolate ESR-SI-001 chromosome 7, AstMex3_surface, whole genome shotgun sequence, the genomic stretch AAAACTTCTAATGAAGAAAGTCCAGAAAATGGGTTATTGCTCAAATATATATTTCCATTGTTACTCAGGTTAAGGCTGCGAATATTTGGCATCCTCTTGAAATAGTTTTCACAGCAGTCAGTAATGTGTACTCTGTTTTGACTTAAATCTATATGCTGGAGCCTGGGCATGTCACTGATtcctacaatatatatataattagtctGAATTGCCACTAATGTTTCCAGTGTTTCTAGATGGGAAAGTTCCAGTGATACAGGTATGTTGGCAACAATGCGGAGTTCTTTAACTCCCTGAAATGGAACATTTTCTATTGCTCTGACATTTCCTCTTTCAATAGAGATTTTTGTTGCATTGACAATACACTGTAATTCAGACGCTGACCAACCAGCACAGAGAGAATCAATTTCTTCAAAATTAATCAGGCAGAGGCCGTTAAGATCACCATCAGATGTTTTTAACATGAAATTTTCTATGTAGTTTCCAATTACAAGTTTGCCAACATTAAGACCACTGAGGGCTTTTAGACCATCCCTTTGTGCATCAAGTGAAGCAAAGGCGTTGCGAATGTTAAGCTCTCTGAGGTACATGTTTTGAAATGCTCCTGGTTCTATGTGTAATATCGGGTTCCTTGAGAGAATCAATGTGAGATTTCCTTTCATCTGCTGAAGAATATTTGTGTCATTTACTTTTAAGATAGAAATGTTATTAGCATGCAGATCCAGTAAGTTAAAGTCTTCAAAGTGTATCATGAACGGTGGAAGAGCCATGGACTGAATGTTGTTAGTTCCAATGTTTAGTTCGTGAAGCTTGGTGAGATTGTTAAATCGGACATTTAAAGAGTACAGGCCAGAGTCCATCAAAACTAATCTGTGTAATTTATGTAGCACATTCAGGCTATCAGGTCCAAAATATGAGACAGGGTTTCCAGTGAGAATTAGAGTGGTGAGGTTCTTCATATTGAGGAAAGCATCATCAGCAATATGATGAATATGACATCTGAAAAGCCAAGACGTACAGAAAGACTTTAACATAAAAATCTATTTAATGTGGAGGAAAAAATGCTTATCAGTGATCAAACACCTCATAAACAAACCTCACTTACCTTGTAAGATCAAGATGTTGCAGATCATTCAGCTGAGGGAATACAGACCTCTTCAAAGTGGGCAAAAAATTAAAACTGAAGTCCAGAATTTTCACAGAGGAAGGTAAACTGGTAGGTATGTAGGTGAGATTCCGTCCCTCACATGAATATTGTCCATGCTTTTTAATCTGCATTAATCAAATTTTTTAACATTGTTGATTGTTTGCTGAGAACTGAAATGTTTTATAGGATCTGTTTTGACACCAGAAATGTTCATAGGTCTGTGAGCTCATCTTAAATGTACTTATATAGGTGGTTTTAATAGAACtacttttatttaacaaaaaaagatagaaaatgtttaatatgtatttaagttGAATAAAACCTAGCTGAATTTAGTTTTCTGGGTGCAGTTAATAAAACCTATTTtaagaattatttaataatactaTTAAACACATTATACACTGTAACTGACTTACTTGTGTGCACTCCTCTCCGATTCCATGTTGTACAAGAAAGAAAAGTATGTAGATGAATAATCCTCCAATCTTACAATAGGCAGTCATATTACAGGAGCAATATCTCAACAGTAATGTCTGATTGAGTGTGAGACTAACCCTGTGATAGTCACTGTGCTTCAAGGTGTAAAAAAGGAACTTCATCATGAATTTGGGGTGTTAAATGGGAACTGAGATAATACTGTCTATGCCAGTGTTCACAGCTTCTctataaataacaaattattactGTAGAAACCcaggcagtttgatatgtctcgAGTTTAGTTCAgcattgtttaatgtctaaaagagATCTATGTAATCGATGCTCATTAGCTAAGGTATTTAGGTTCTATTCTCCTTAATCGCCTGTTAACATCGCGCTGACAGACGCATTTCATACAGGTTTCAGTGCacttaatatactattaatttaggcatttatacacgttagttaattaattaacatacaggatAACAAACACCTTTCGTCTCCATTAACCTACACTGTTTTTCAGAAAACCCTGAAGGCAGAATTCTGTCAAAGAATTTGTTT encodes the following:
- the LOC111195965 gene encoding toll-like receptor 4, translated to MKFLFYTLKHSDYHRVSLTLNQTLLLRYCSCNMTAYCKIGGLFIYILFFLVQHGIGEECTQIKKHGQYSCEGRNLTYIPTSLPSSVKILDFSFNFLPTLKRSVFPQLNDLQHLDLTRCHIHHIADDAFLNMKNLTTLILTGNPVSYFGPDSLNVLHKLHRLVLMDSGLYSLNVRFNNLTKLHELNIGTNNIQSMALPPFMIHFEDFNLLDLHANNISILKVNDTNILQQMKGNLTLILSRNPILHIEPGAFQNMYLRELNIRNAFASLDAQRDGLKALSGLNVGKLVIGNYIENFMLKTSDGDLNGLCLINFEEIDSLCAGWSASELQCIVNATKISIERGNVRAIENVPFQGVKELRIVANIPVSLELSHLETLETLVAIQTNYIYIVGISDMPRLQHIDLSQNRVHITDCCENYFKRMPNIRSLNLSNNGNIYLSNNPFSGLSSLEVLDFHQTTLKGLATKFELFKKLQNLKYLDISYTDFTFWSTVSFGSLNRLKVLKMAGNHFQEDALSYLFENLTSVEYIDISNCEIDSITWRTFKDLPRLQQLLLNQNRLMVLDFVTHPNLKDLRLLEVHTNNIGSIPLNILQNLPKNLTVLDLSFNPIDCSCSQINFILWITSHQQIFPKKNNILCKSQSLGSRHKTIDFDVESCERIRRFTIVTSICAVVLLVLASFLAYRFQFYLRYGYILLKGYRTSRQQEWSYDAFVIYSSKDECWVIDELVENLENGIPPIHLCLHVRDFEAGKAITSNIIDEGIMGSRKIIVVVSKHFTDSSWCRFEFEVAQSWLVTQGNPNIIIIILEDVEEEKTKKVFGLHKHLKKNTYLKWSSNPINNMRFWIRLRKAVIT